A stretch of Malus sylvestris chromosome 11, drMalSylv7.2, whole genome shotgun sequence DNA encodes these proteins:
- the LOC126589303 gene encoding uncharacterized protein LOC126589303 has protein sequence MADGSSLPPPPGRNQSKASSARHVAFSETASAPSKVREHPYPVPDLDHERPKRIRPGCYACCAWCCLVFFAIVILALIIGFICVAIFHSYLPTIYIRRFNATSLNFTKNHNNIVLKGNVDFLVEFFNKNDKTELKYGAFKIKVTSAHIPLGITQFSQFTQGHKNTKSLNGTVRVNKSKIDKDDADQLKLDMNNRDMTLNLDMTGSVSFPIGGIPFNDIPIISNCDAKQREIDFGNKAKCDYKIIPI, from the coding sequence CACCTCCTGGCCGCAACCAATCAAAGGCCAGCAGTGCGCGGCATGTTGCCTTTTCTGAAACTGCCTCAGCTCCCAGCAAGGTCCGCGAACATCCCTATCCGGTTCCCGACCTTGACCATGAGCGCCCCAAGCGTATTCGTCCAGGCTGCTACGCTTGCTGCGCATGGTGCTGCTTGGTCTTCTTCGCTATTGTGATTCTCGCTCTCATTATTGGTTTCATTTGCGTGGCCATCTTCCATTCGTATCTCCCAACAATCTACATCCGAAGATTCAACGCCACCAGCCTCAACTTTACTAAAAACCACAATAACATTGTCTTGAAGGGAAATGTAGATTTTCTTGTGGAGTTCTTTAACAAGAATGACAAAACTGAGCTCAAGTATGGCGCCTTCAAGATCAAAGTTACGTCTGCGCACATCCCGCTAGGTATCACCCAGTTTTCTCAGTTTACTCAGGGCCACAAGAACACCAAGTCCTTGAATGGAACTGTTAGGGTTAATAAATCCAAGATTGACAAAGACGACGCAGACCAACTCAAGCTCGACATGAACAATAGGGACATGACACTGAATTTAGACATGACCGGAAGCGTTAGCTTCCCCATTGGAGGAATTCCATTTAACGACATTCCGATCATTTCAAACTGCGATGCCAAGCAAAGGGAAATTGATTTCGGAAACAAGGCTAaatgtgattataagattatcCCCATATAA